The following are encoded together in the Bos indicus isolate NIAB-ARS_2022 breed Sahiwal x Tharparkar chromosome 29, NIAB-ARS_B.indTharparkar_mat_pri_1.0, whole genome shotgun sequence genome:
- the LOC109553984 gene encoding upstream-binding factor 1-like protein 1, producing MAMPESQDDWSKEDIMQLLECMEKNIPSNNRHTFKVTQSVMDWGKVAFKDFSGEMCKLKWLEISYNLRKFRTLKELILEAKENINNSKRKKHKKHPDLPKKPLTAYLRFFKEMRPQYLQKHPKMSNQELIKVLSEEYRKLPEQLKLKYSQDFQKEKQEFQEKMTLFREQHPELVRNSKKPNVPKGSQSKVPKKFQEHVQKVKPPPENHLPVKWKFHGEPEKPPMNGYHKFHQDLWSSRELKVVPPRERMVEISRRWQRVPQDQKELYKKQAEELQTQYKVDLDLWLRTLSPEEYAAYREVTCAKPKNMSMMGGPNPKIRRMGLQSPSSGNLQGRLKEDPVFQAAELASSDTTGEHSPTSGRSEENEEDAEGDATNSSDQCREDEDCKFESTGDEDKDCDVESTVCNSPS from the coding sequence ATGGCGATGCCTGAAAGTCAAGATGACTGGTCCAAGGAAGACATTATGCAGTTACTGGAATGTATGGAGAAAAACATTCCATCCAACAACAGGCACACATTCAAAGTGACCCAGTCAGTGATGGACTGGGGTAAAGtagcttttaaagatttttctgggGAAATGTGCAAACTCAAATGGTTAGAGATTTCCTATAACTTGAGAAAGTTCCGCACTTTGAAAGAATTAATCTTGGAGGCTAAGGAAAACATTAacaattccaaaagaaaaaaacacaagaaacatCCTGATTTACCCAAGAAGCCCCTGACAGCTTACCTCCgcttttttaaagagatgagacCTCAGTACCTCCAAAAACACCCCAAGATGAGCAACCAGGAGCTGATCAAAGTTCTGTCTGAGGAATACAGGAAGCTGCCAGAACAGCTCAAGCTGAAATACAGTCAAGatttccagaaagagaaacaggagTTTCAGGAGAAAATGACTCTGTTCAGAGAACAGCACCCTGAACTTGTCCGGAACTCCAAGAAACCTAATGTCCCCAAAGGAAGTCAAAGCAAAGTGCCAAAGAAGTTTCAGGAACATGTCCAAAAAGTGAAGCCTCCCCCAGAAAACCATTTACCCGTGAAATGGAAGTTCCACGGAGAGCCCGAGAAGCCCCCCATGAATGGCTATCACAAGTTCCACCAGGATCTCTGGTCGAGCAGGGAGCTGAAAGTGGTGCCCCCGAGGGAGCGCATGGTGGAGATCAGTAGACGCTGGCAGAGGGTCCCCCAGGACCAGAAGGAGCTTTATAAGAAGCAGGCAGAGGAACTACAGACACAGTACAAGGTGGACCTTGATCTCTGGCTCAGGACTCTGTCTCCTGAAGAATATGCTGCTTACAGAGAGGTGACCTGTGCTAAGCCTAAGAACATGAGTATGATGGGGGGCCCGAACCCCAAGATTAGAAGGATGGGTCTGCAGTCCCCATCATCAGGGAATTTGCAAGGAAGGCTTAAAGAGGACCCGGTGTTTCAGGCTGCAGAGTTAGCatcatcagacacgactggagaaCATTCTCCTACCTCAGGGAGATCAGAGGAAAATGAGGAAGATGCAGAGGGGGATGCCACTAACTCCTCAGACCAGTGCAGAGAAGATGAAGACTGCAAATTTGAAAGCACTGGGGATGAAGATAAAGATTGTGATGTTGAGAGTACTGTCTGTAACTCACCTTCCTAA
- the LOC109554290 gene encoding tripartite motif-containing protein 64-like, with protein MDSDTLQVFQSELTCSVCMNCFLDPITIDCGHSFCRPCLSLCWEEDQTPRRCPECRGIAETPDFKTNIVLKRLVSLARQARADHDHSSEEQICVTHQEAKGFFCEADQTLLCGPCSERPEHTAHSHSPIHRAAEESREKLLKRMGSLWKIREEMQILLNQEAKKTWSFKDYVALRKEMITAEYQRMLLFLREEEQLHLEALEREAKEMCEQLEESVFRMTQYRASLKEMYRELTGMCCKPDRELLQVRKEVDARIDLAEMQKPQPVNPELTCLPVTGILDMLNNFRVDNILSQTTTIHHMSLSEDGNDASVMFRDEHHGTSRQPQIVESVVSWGTRAFASGRHYWELDVTHSSSWILGICKDILITNTSINIYSDEACILFSKKVNNHYSLFTNTPPYIQYVKRPLGRIGVFLDYDNGTVSFYDVCRGSLIYRFLPSPFSFPLKPFLCLRSP; from the exons atgGATTCAGACACACTGCAGGTCTTCCAGAGTGAACTCACCTGCTCCGTCTGCATGAACTGCTTCCTGGACCCCATCACCATAGACTGTGGGCACAGCTTCTGCCGTCCCTGTCTGAGCCTTTGCTGGGAAGAAGACCAGACTCCAAGGAGGTGTCCGGAGTGCAGGGGAATAGCAGAGACGCCCGATTTCAAAACCAATATTGTCCTCAAGAGGCTGGTTTCCCTTGCCAGACAGGCCAGAGCTGACCACGACCACAGCTCTGAGGAGCAGATCTGTGTGACACACCAGGAAGCCAAAGGCTTCTTCTGTGAGGCTGACCAGACCCTGCTCTGTGGGCCCTGCTCTGAACGCCCCGAGCACACAGCTCACAGCCACAGTCCGATACACAGGGCTGCTGAGGAGTCCCGG GAGAAACTTCTAAAGAGAATGGGCTCTTTATggaaaatcagagaagaaatgcaaatccTTCTGAACCAGGAAGCTAAAAAAACTTGGTCATTTAAG GACTACGTGGCCTTAAGGAAGGAGATGATTACAGCTGAATATCAGAGGATGCTTCTGTTTCTCCGGGAGGAGGAGCAACTGCATCTGGAGGCCCTGGAGCGAGAAGCCAAGGAGATGTGTGAACAACTCGAGGAGAGTGTGTTCAGAATGACTCAGTACAGAGCAAGTCTGAAAGAAATGTACAGAGAGCTGACTGGGATGTGCTGCAAGCCGGACAGGGAGCTGCTCCAGGTGAGAAAGGAGG TAGACGCACG GATTGACTTGGCAGAGATGCAGAAGCCTCAGCCAGTGAACCCAGAGCTCACTTGCTTGCCTGTCACTGGAATCCTAGACATGCTGAACAACTTCAGAG TGGATAACATTCTGAGTCAGACAACGACCATTCACCACATGAGCCTTTCTGAGGATGGCAATGATGCAAGTGTGATGTTCAGAGATGAGCACCACGGCACGTCCAGACAGCCTCAGATTGTGGAGAGTGTCGTGTCCTGGGGAACTCGGGCCTTCGCCTCCGGGAGGCATTACTGGGAGCTGGATGTGACGCACTCCTCCAGCTGGATTCTGGGCATCTGCAAAGATATCTTGATAACCAATACTAGTATCAATATTTATTCTGACGAAGCATGTATTTTGTTTTCCAAGAAGGTGAACAATCATTATAGTCTCTTCACCAACACCCCACCCTACATTCAGTACGTGAAAAGGCCTCTGGGTAGGATTGGGGTGTTTCTGGATTATGACAATGGAACTGTGAGCTTCTATGATGTTTGCAGAGGATCCCTCATATACcgtttccttccttcccccttttccttccctctgaAGCCTTTCCTTTGTCTTAGGTCTCCATGA